One genomic window of Evansella cellulosilytica DSM 2522 includes the following:
- a CDS encoding alpha/beta hydrolase, with amino-acid sequence MARRNYNLKQKMLKIRKITKQLFFFSSIFIATLLILIATSIYVWQTTDEGSLPAKTAVVLHAIDNNLVDLDINVRLPQFITGGRRGEPLLREDLHITTTPDVEIPLRIYRPQGDGPFPIVMYYHGGAFLEGFGDINTHDNIVRSLSQRTNSVVIAVGYRLAPSDVFPAAIEDSYAALNWAYENADTFNGDSTKISVVGDSAGGNIAAVMALMSRDLGGPLITSQVLMYPLTTFKEADLESREIYDSGYYLLSRQVMYRARDLYTPYEYMWKSPYASPLHADDLSELPPTLIITAEFDPLRDEGELYAERLAQFNVPVTATRYEGVMHGFISLYEVMHSGQYGLREVSQFLRHANQDALITPAPYSLQIKNVPHGIDRAQDQVEAFAIGAYLLYKTVLGVVTDD; translated from the coding sequence ATGGCACGAAGAAATTACAATTTGAAACAGAAGATGTTGAAAATAAGGAAAATTACAAAGCAATTATTTTTCTTTTCGTCTATATTTATTGCAACACTATTGATTCTTATAGCTACTTCTATTTATGTTTGGCAAACTACGGATGAAGGCTCACTTCCAGCAAAGACTGCAGTAGTATTACATGCAATTGATAATAACTTGGTCGATTTAGATATAAATGTGAGACTTCCTCAATTCATTACTGGAGGTAGAAGGGGAGAGCCTCTTCTTAGGGAGGACCTTCATATTACAACAACTCCCGACGTGGAAATACCTTTAAGAATATATAGGCCACAAGGAGATGGTCCCTTTCCAATTGTCATGTATTATCATGGAGGAGCATTTCTTGAAGGATTTGGCGACATAAACACACATGATAACATTGTTCGTTCACTTTCTCAAAGAACAAATAGTGTTGTTATTGCAGTGGGATATCGTCTTGCACCATCAGATGTATTCCCCGCAGCAATAGAAGATAGTTACGCTGCATTAAATTGGGCATATGAAAACGCAGATACATTTAACGGCGATTCTACAAAAATAAGTGTAGTAGGTGATAGTGCTGGAGGGAATATAGCTGCAGTAATGGCGCTTATGTCACGAGATTTAGGAGGCCCGCTAATAACTTCTCAAGTACTCATGTATCCATTAACGACATTTAAGGAAGCTGATCTTGAATCGCGTGAGATTTATGATAGTGGTTACTACTTATTGTCTCGACAAGTAATGTACCGTGCTAGAGATTTATATACTCCATATGAATACATGTGGAAAAGCCCATATGCATCACCACTGCATGCTGACGATTTAAGCGAACTTCCTCCAACCCTTATTATTACTGCAGAGTTTGATCCTTTACGAGATGAAGGTGAGTTATATGCAGAACGTTTAGCGCAATTTAATGTGCCGGTAACTGCAACGAGATACGAAGGAGTGATGCATGGCTTCATCTCACTATATGAAGTGATGCATAGTGGACAATATGGCTTACGAGAGGTTTCACAGTTTTTAAGGCATGCGAATCAAGACGCTCTTATTACTCCTGCTCCTTACAGTTTACAAATCAAAAATGTACCTCATGGAATTGATCGAGCACAAGATCAAGTAGAGGCTTTTGCAATAGGAGCTTATTTACTATATAAAACAGTATTAGGAGTTGTCACTGATGACTAA
- a CDS encoding aminotransferase A: MENLINHRVRSIEISGIRQFFNKVATVPDAVQLTLGQPDFYTPDHIKKAAISAINDNKTTYTKNAGEDSLVEAASQFLHKKYQLYYDPKTEVLTTIGASQALDVAFRTILEPNTEVILPGPVYPAYAPIITLCGAKPIFVDTRDSNFILTPELIEKHKTDRTRAVILPYPSNPTGVVLSREQAEALANYLKEQPLFVVSDEIYSELNYDHEHVSIAQFPRMKEKTIVINGVSKSHSMTGWRIGFAFAPAYLIKHMVKVHQYNVSCASSISQHAAIEALTNGINDALPMKEKYKERRDYVLARLKTIGIPTIKPSGAFYVFPDISQMKLSSYEFAVKLLQEEKLAVVPGDAFSSLGEGYIRISYAYSHVELEDALNRLERFWTNHVK, from the coding sequence ATGGAAAATTTGATAAATCATCGTGTTAGAAGTATTGAAATATCTGGAATCAGACAATTTTTTAATAAAGTGGCTACAGTGCCAGATGCAGTACAGTTAACACTTGGTCAACCAGACTTTTATACACCTGATCATATTAAAAAAGCAGCAATTTCGGCTATAAATGATAATAAAACGACATATACAAAAAATGCTGGTGAAGATTCTCTAGTGGAAGCTGCGAGTCAATTCTTACATAAAAAGTATCAATTATATTACGATCCAAAAACAGAGGTGTTAACGACAATTGGTGCATCGCAAGCTTTAGATGTAGCCTTTAGAACGATACTAGAACCAAATACTGAAGTTATATTACCTGGACCCGTTTATCCAGCGTACGCCCCAATTATTACTTTATGTGGTGCAAAGCCCATATTTGTAGATACACGAGATTCGAATTTTATTCTCACACCAGAATTAATTGAAAAGCATAAAACGGATCGAACCCGTGCGGTGATATTACCGTATCCTTCTAATCCAACTGGAGTTGTCTTATCGAGAGAACAAGCAGAAGCACTCGCGAATTATTTGAAGGAACAACCTTTGTTTGTAGTTTCAGATGAGATTTATTCAGAGCTAAATTACGATCATGAGCATGTATCTATTGCCCAATTTCCGAGGATGAAAGAAAAGACTATCGTCATTAATGGTGTATCAAAATCACATTCTATGACAGGATGGAGGATTGGATTTGCATTTGCTCCTGCTTACTTAATAAAACATATGGTTAAGGTTCACCAATATAACGTCAGTTGTGCATCATCTATATCGCAACACGCTGCAATAGAAGCATTGACAAATGGAATTAATGACGCACTTCCGATGAAAGAGAAGTATAAAGAGCGCAGGGACTACGTACTTGCTCGTTTAAAAACAATTGGGATTCCTACAATAAAGCCGTCAGGAGCTTTTTACGTTTTTCCTGATATATCACAAATGAAATTGAGTTCTTATGAATTTGCAGTAAAACTTTTACAAGAGGAAAAATTAGCAGTAGTTCCAGGTGATGCTTTTTCTTCACTTGGAGAGGGATATATACGTATCTCATATGCTTATAGCCATGTGGAGCTCGAAGATGCATTAAACAGGTTAGAGAGATTTTGGACAAACCATGTAAAATAG
- a CDS encoding SOS response-associated peptidase, producing the protein MCGRFTLYADPDFLFDYFQIENSESLSINPRYNIAPSQPVFSLVKGQSGVRGGYMKWGLIPSWSKDIRIGNKMINARAETLFKKPSFKHLVGRRHCVIIASSFYEWKLQNGIKQPYLIKYNDDRPIIFAGLWDRWKDNQNEEVISCTIITTEANESMQSIHHRMPVILNKDNYQHWLQACHSSDKVVEFLKPMKEDLVLTSVSTLVNNPKNDFKDCINSL; encoded by the coding sequence ATGTGTGGAAGATTTACGTTATATGCTGATCCTGATTTCTTATTTGACTACTTTCAAATCGAAAATAGTGAAAGTTTATCAATTAATCCGAGATATAACATTGCTCCAAGTCAGCCTGTTTTTTCTTTAGTGAAAGGGCAATCAGGTGTTCGGGGTGGTTACATGAAATGGGGGCTTATTCCTTCATGGTCTAAGGATATAAGAATAGGTAACAAGATGATTAATGCGAGAGCAGAGACATTATTTAAAAAGCCGAGCTTTAAACATCTAGTTGGTAGGAGACATTGTGTAATAATTGCAAGTAGCTTCTATGAATGGAAGCTTCAAAATGGTATAAAACAGCCATACCTGATCAAGTATAACGATGATAGACCAATCATATTTGCCGGTTTATGGGATAGGTGGAAGGATAATCAAAACGAAGAAGTCATTAGTTGTACGATCATAACGACTGAAGCAAATGAGTCGATGCAGTCTATTCATCATCGAATGCCAGTTATTCTAAATAAAGACAACTATCAACATTGGTTACAAGCTTGTCATAGTAGTGACAAAGTAGTAGAGTTTTTAAAACCAATGAAGGAAGACTTAGTACTGACGTCCGTTTCTACATTAGTAAATAACCCGAAGAATGATTTTAAAGACTGTATCAATAGCCTTTAG
- a CDS encoding 2-oxoglutarate dehydrogenase E1 component, producing MTKYDIQYDKGWAQFVGPNLGYMEDLYDLYKKDKTLVPENIRLFFEKWGEPNYVDKSETSRRNGGTKHTSQLSYEEIANAFTLSEGIRSRGHLIANISPLEERAVGEDFSLDKYNLTAEILRIIPANIISPFAPPQVKNGYEAVEHLLKVYTDTLAFEINQVQNMEERNWLKEKIESKSYQPHLSKKDKRFLLERLNKVEGFEHFLHKKFIGQKRFSIEGLDSIVPMLDDAVKESVQNGTENIMIGMAHRGRLNVLAHVLSKPYEIIFSEFHDAPNKELVPSEGSIGINYGWTGDVKYHLGADKEIKGNAKGATLTLANNPSHLEFVNPVVEGFTRAAQDNRDKKGYATQDVTHALAILIHGDAAFPGQGIVAETLNLGKLKGYSTGGTIHIIANNIIGFTTISEDSRSTNYASDLAKGFEIPIIHVNADDPEACLAAIHLAIQYRNTFHKDIIIDLVGYRRFGHNEMDEPLVTQPKLYKKIKKHETVCQIYEKKLKEQSVVSEDTLQSMREKYLAELEQHFKKVKDGKKSELKEEDTLPPPPVQNNLDNIDTMVNVKVLKDLNEQLLAVPKGFRVFPKLKKILERRRYVFEKDETIDWAHSEALAFATIIRDGTPIRLTGQDSERGTFSQRHLVLHDYENEKIYSPLHELREANASFDIYNSPLSEGACVGFEYGYNVYSPETLTLWEAQYGDFANGAQVLFDQFISGGRAKWGQKSGIVFLLPHGYEGQGPEHSSGRLERFLQLAAENNWHVVNLTRASQYFHLLRRQAKLLGKEEVRPLVIMTPKSLLRNKLLSSSADEFINGTFNPLIIEQGKKTVSEKVKKIIFCSGKIAIDIEEHINKHNNIDSIVVARVEELYPFPKEKIIPLTKKYGNVTEWIWVQEEPKNMGAWHYVLPQLRRIKGDHISIQYIGRRRMSSTAEGDAAMHKKEQERIINEALYD from the coding sequence ATGACCAAGTATGACATTCAGTATGACAAAGGATGGGCACAGTTTGTCGGTCCAAACTTGGGCTATATGGAAGATCTTTATGACTTGTATAAAAAAGATAAAACACTAGTGCCAGAAAATATTCGGCTCTTTTTTGAAAAGTGGGGTGAACCCAATTATGTCGATAAATCGGAAACGTCGAGGCGCAATGGTGGAACAAAACATACATCTCAACTATCGTACGAGGAAATTGCAAATGCATTCACATTATCAGAAGGGATAAGAAGCAGGGGACATTTAATAGCAAATATTTCTCCACTAGAGGAAAGGGCAGTTGGTGAGGATTTTTCGTTGGATAAATATAACCTTACAGCTGAAATATTGCGCATTATACCAGCTAATATTATTTCTCCATTTGCTCCTCCTCAAGTAAAGAATGGTTATGAGGCAGTTGAACATTTGTTAAAAGTTTATACAGATACATTAGCTTTTGAAATTAATCAAGTTCAAAATATGGAAGAAAGAAACTGGCTTAAGGAGAAAATTGAGTCTAAGAGTTATCAACCGCATCTTTCTAAAAAGGATAAACGTTTTTTATTAGAACGATTAAACAAGGTGGAAGGATTTGAACACTTTCTCCATAAAAAATTTATTGGACAGAAGCGTTTTTCAATAGAAGGTTTAGATAGTATTGTTCCAATGTTAGATGATGCGGTTAAAGAGTCGGTACAAAATGGAACGGAAAATATTATGATCGGAATGGCGCATAGAGGTAGATTAAATGTTTTAGCACACGTACTTAGCAAACCTTATGAAATTATATTTTCAGAATTTCATGATGCACCAAATAAAGAGTTAGTACCGTCTGAGGGATCGATTGGAATAAATTATGGATGGACTGGAGATGTGAAATATCACTTAGGTGCAGATAAGGAAATAAAAGGAAATGCAAAGGGAGCAACGTTAACATTAGCAAATAACCCGAGCCATTTAGAATTTGTTAATCCTGTAGTAGAAGGCTTCACTAGAGCAGCACAAGATAATAGAGATAAGAAAGGATATGCAACACAGGATGTCACACATGCATTAGCCATATTAATCCATGGTGATGCTGCCTTTCCAGGACAGGGTATAGTTGCAGAGACTTTAAATTTAGGGAAACTGAAGGGGTATTCAACAGGAGGTACAATTCATATTATTGCAAACAATATTATCGGATTTACAACAATAAGTGAGGATTCTCGTTCAACGAATTATGCTAGTGACCTTGCTAAAGGGTTTGAAATTCCAATTATCCATGTAAATGCTGATGATCCTGAAGCCTGTTTAGCAGCAATTCACCTTGCTATACAATATCGAAATACATTTCATAAAGATATTATTATTGACTTAGTTGGATATAGAAGGTTTGGTCATAATGAAATGGATGAACCGCTAGTTACTCAACCAAAATTATACAAAAAGATAAAAAAACATGAGACAGTTTGTCAAATATATGAGAAAAAATTGAAAGAACAATCTGTTGTATCTGAAGACACGCTCCAATCTATGCGGGAAAAATATTTAGCTGAACTAGAGCAACACTTCAAAAAAGTGAAGGATGGAAAAAAATCTGAATTAAAAGAGGAAGACACTCTCCCACCGCCCCCTGTACAAAATAACTTAGACAATATAGATACAATGGTGAATGTAAAAGTTTTAAAGGATTTAAATGAACAGCTACTGGCAGTACCGAAGGGTTTTCGTGTATTTCCGAAGCTAAAGAAAATATTAGAGAGAAGACGTTATGTCTTTGAAAAAGACGAAACAATAGATTGGGCTCATTCCGAAGCGTTAGCATTTGCAACTATTATCCGGGATGGTACACCAATAAGATTAACAGGTCAGGACTCTGAAAGGGGCACCTTTTCACAAAGACATTTAGTACTTCATGACTATGAAAATGAGAAAATATATTCACCTTTACATGAGTTAAGAGAGGCCAATGCGTCATTTGATATTTACAATAGTCCATTATCGGAAGGCGCATGCGTAGGGTTTGAATATGGTTATAACGTGTATTCGCCTGAAACGTTAACGTTATGGGAGGCCCAATATGGAGACTTTGCAAATGGAGCACAAGTGTTGTTTGATCAGTTTATATCAGGTGGAAGAGCAAAGTGGGGTCAAAAATCAGGAATTGTATTTTTATTGCCACATGGGTATGAAGGCCAAGGCCCAGAACATTCCAGTGGGCGTTTAGAAAGGTTCCTTCAGCTAGCAGCAGAAAATAATTGGCATGTTGTTAACTTAACTCGTGCCAGTCAGTACTTTCACTTGCTTAGGCGTCAAGCTAAGCTTTTAGGGAAAGAAGAAGTGAGGCCGCTCGTTATTATGACTCCTAAAAGCTTGTTGAGAAATAAATTGTTATCTTCTTCAGCAGATGAGTTTATAAATGGAACGTTTAATCCGTTAATAATCGAGCAAGGAAAAAAAACAGTAAGTGAAAAGGTGAAGAAAATCATATTTTGCTCTGGAAAAATTGCGATAGATATAGAAGAACATATAAATAAACACAACAACATTGATTCTATCGTAGTAGCAAGAGTCGAAGAATTGTACCCTTTTCCAAAAGAAAAAATTATACCATTGACTAAGAAATACGGGAATGTTACTGAATGGATTTGGGTGCAAGAGGAACCAAAAAATATGGGGGCTTGGCATTACGTGCTTCCGCAGTTGAGACGTATCAAAGGAGATCATATCAGCATTCAATATATTGGTAGACGCCGTATGTCTAGTACGGCTGAAGGCGATGCGGCAATGCACAAGAAGGAACAGGAAAGAATAATCAATGAAGCTTTATATGATTAA
- the odhB gene encoding 2-oxoglutarate dehydrogenase complex dihydrolipoyllysine-residue succinyltransferase, with protein sequence MIEIKVPELAESVKEATIAEWLKKEGESVQKGENLVELETDKVNIEISAEESGILSETLCDEGDTVFVGDVIAKMNVDEETSSKKFENNKKDKAKDDLSSDFSHEHEEKKNFEKDIDKARPIASPAARKYAREKGIELNEITPKDPLGRVRKDDLKELENEKDNDEISNDKEEATSKKIERVRMSRRRQTIAKRLVEAQQNSAMLTTFNEVDMTKLLKLRDRKKDDFYEENGVKLGFMSFFTKAVIGALKKYPYVNAEIEENEILLKKFYDIGIAVSTEEGLVVPVVRDADHLDFAGIEKEVNSLAEKAHEKKLDINDLTGGTFTITNGGVFGSLWSTPILNTPQVGILGMHKIQMRPVAIDEERFENRPMMYIALSYDHRIIDGKDAVGFLVKVKELIEDPESLLLQG encoded by the coding sequence ATGATCGAGATAAAAGTACCTGAATTAGCGGAGTCTGTTAAAGAAGCGACAATTGCAGAGTGGCTAAAAAAAGAAGGGGAATCAGTTCAAAAAGGGGAAAATCTCGTTGAGTTGGAAACAGATAAAGTAAATATAGAAATTTCTGCAGAAGAGTCGGGTATTTTAAGCGAAACGCTTTGTGATGAAGGTGATACTGTTTTTGTAGGAGATGTTATAGCTAAAATGAATGTCGATGAAGAGACGTCATCGAAGAAGTTCGAGAATAATAAGAAAGATAAAGCTAAAGATGATCTATCATCCGATTTTTCACATGAACATGAAGAGAAAAAGAATTTTGAAAAGGATATTGATAAGGCACGTCCAATAGCTAGTCCTGCTGCGAGAAAGTATGCAAGAGAAAAAGGCATTGAATTGAATGAAATAACGCCAAAAGACCCGCTAGGTCGAGTAAGGAAAGATGATCTAAAAGAACTTGAAAATGAAAAAGATAACGATGAAATAAGCAATGACAAAGAGGAGGCCACTTCTAAAAAAATTGAACGGGTTCGTATGTCGAGACGGCGACAAACTATTGCAAAAAGGCTTGTAGAAGCACAACAAAATTCAGCAATGTTGACAACGTTTAATGAAGTTGATATGACAAAATTATTAAAGTTGAGAGATCGTAAAAAGGATGACTTCTATGAGGAAAATGGTGTAAAATTAGGATTTATGTCATTTTTTACTAAAGCGGTTATTGGCGCACTAAAAAAATATCCTTATGTTAATGCCGAAATAGAAGAGAACGAAATATTATTAAAGAAATTTTATGACATCGGTATAGCTGTTTCAACGGAAGAGGGCCTTGTTGTTCCTGTTGTTCGGGATGCAGATCACCTTGATTTTGCTGGTATTGAAAAGGAAGTGAATAGTTTAGCTGAAAAAGCACATGAAAAGAAATTAGATATCAATGATTTAACCGGAGGCACTTTTACAATTACAAATGGTGGTGTATTTGGCTCTTTATGGTCAACACCTATTTTGAACACACCTCAAGTAGGGATATTGGGAATGCATAAAATACAAATGCGCCCTGTTGCTATTGATGAAGAAAGATTTGAAAATAGGCCAATGATGTATATAGCACTTTCGTATGATCATAGAATTATTGATGGTAAAGATGCTGTAGGATTTTTAGTGAAAGTTAAGGAACTTATTGAGGACCCTGAATCTTTATTACTCCAAGGGTAA
- a CDS encoding HD domain-containing protein produces MELKLIDEAVIFATNAHAKQYRKTDSTPYITHPYTAALFMQTHLHGSSFSDEERMNIIIAILLHDVIEDTDGTVEQITNIFGEKISELVIGASEMDKSKSWFERKSESIKKTKYATLQQKYVILADKIHNLHSMVKAKELLGSSLWSSFSATKKDQEWYYKNMYRALVSNLDEIPPLFKVMEQYITTLFQNDF; encoded by the coding sequence ATGGAATTAAAACTGATAGATGAAGCTGTTATTTTTGCGACAAATGCACACGCTAAGCAATACAGGAAAACCGATAGTACCCCTTATATTACCCACCCATATACCGCCGCTTTATTCATGCAAACTCATTTACATGGTAGTTCTTTTTCAGACGAGGAGAGAATGAATATTATCATTGCAATATTGCTTCATGACGTTATAGAAGATACAGATGGGACAGTCGAACAGATTACAAATATATTTGGTGAAAAGATATCTGAATTAGTCATCGGTGCTTCTGAAATGGACAAAAGTAAATCTTGGTTTGAAAGAAAATCTGAATCAATTAAAAAAACAAAGTATGCTACTTTACAACAAAAATATGTTATTTTAGCTGACAAAATACATAATTTACATTCGATGGTAAAGGCTAAGGAGTTATTAGGAAGTTCACTTTGGTCTTCCTTTAGTGCTACGAAGAAAGATCAGGAATGGTATTACAAAAATATGTATCGGGCGTTAGTAAGTAATCTTGATGAAATACCGCCATTATTTAAAGTAATGGAACAGTACATTACTACTCTTTTTCAAAACGATTTCTAA
- a CDS encoding ZIP family metal transporter, whose protein sequence is MMEFITGSAIAAIATALGAIPALLFIRATHRFRDILLAFCAGVMMAAAVFELIPEALKQADIKIVALGILLGVVSLTLLEQNIPHIDLDHSSSAIQIDQKSMLIIAAICLHNLPEGLSVGVSYASGVEGLGPMIAFAIGLQNMPEGFLVALFLIQQNVKKLYAFLIALLTGMLEFFAAIIGYILTNYVTILIPTGLSFAAGSMLYIVYKELIPESHGDGHALSSTYSFVFGMIGMLWLTRLF, encoded by the coding sequence ATTATGGAATTTATAACAGGAAGTGCAATTGCTGCAATTGCTACAGCTTTAGGAGCAATACCTGCACTATTATTTATTAGGGCCACACATCGATTTAGAGATATATTATTAGCATTTTGTGCTGGTGTAATGATGGCAGCAGCCGTTTTTGAACTTATTCCGGAAGCATTAAAACAAGCCGATATAAAAATTGTTGCTCTTGGTATATTGTTAGGAGTAGTATCGTTAACGTTGTTAGAACAAAATATTCCTCATATCGATCTAGATCATTCATCTAGCGCTATTCAAATAGATCAAAAATCAATGTTAATTATTGCAGCAATTTGTTTGCATAATCTACCTGAAGGGTTATCAGTAGGAGTTAGCTATGCTAGTGGGGTGGAAGGATTAGGCCCAATGATCGCTTTTGCAATTGGACTTCAGAATATGCCCGAAGGATTTCTAGTGGCATTATTTTTAATCCAACAGAATGTAAAAAAGCTATATGCATTTTTAATCGCCCTTCTCACAGGTATGCTAGAGTTCTTTGCTGCTATTATAGGATATATATTAACTAATTATGTTACTATTCTCATTCCAACTGGATTGTCATTTGCGGCTGGATCGATGCTATACATCGTTTATAAGGAGTTAATCCCAGAAAGTCATGGTGATGGCCACGCATTAAGTTCAACATATTCTTTTGTATTTGGCATGATCGGGATGCTCTGGCTAACGAGGTTGTTTTAG
- a CDS encoding TVP38/TMEM64 family protein: protein MKYITVCKLLIFIFIIIMIFINQKYFYITPNNIRNAIIDFGILAPIIFIIALAIRPFSLIPTSIFSIAGGLSFGPILGPIVTFIGSVAGAILSFLAVRKLGYGLGQTKSVGRWADVQIKVEHNAFRYVLALRLIPIINFDIVSYIAGISKVSFNKYLSATMIGIIPGTLAFNFLGASLIESGWHMFFAILILVVIVVIISLFVMRKVDWRNIQLTSSDK from the coding sequence GTGAAATATATAACAGTATGTAAATTACTGATTTTCATTTTTATCATAATAATGATTTTTATTAATCAAAAATACTTTTACATTACTCCTAATAATATTCGTAATGCTATTATTGATTTTGGTATACTAGCACCTATTATTTTCATTATAGCTTTAGCAATTCGTCCATTTTCTCTCATACCAACATCGATTTTTTCTATTGCTGGGGGGCTTTCGTTCGGTCCAATACTCGGACCCATTGTGACTTTTATCGGGTCAGTAGCTGGTGCTATCCTCTCATTTCTAGCAGTAAGAAAACTTGGATATGGTCTCGGACAAACAAAAAGTGTTGGAAGGTGGGCAGATGTACAAATAAAAGTGGAGCATAATGCATTTCGATATGTGTTAGCGTTACGATTAATACCGATTATTAATTTTGATATTGTTAGTTATATAGCAGGAATCTCAAAGGTTTCATTTAATAAATACTTATCTGCAACAATGATAGGAATAATACCAGGAACATTAGCTTTTAATTTTCTAGGCGCTTCCCTCATAGAGAGCGGGTGGCACATGTTTTTTGCAATACTAATACTCGTGGTAATTGTCGTAATTATTTCATTATTTGTTATGAGAAAAGTAGATTGGCGCAACATTCAACTAACTTCAAGTGATAAATGA
- a CDS encoding FUSC family protein, with the protein MESNHLLNFFTKKKWIGQRIIKTGVAVFFTALICITFQVSAVFAVITAIVTLEPTASESIKKGVIRLPASAIGAALSVFFVSVFGYSAITFALAATLTIFLCQKLKLEQGTLVATLTAVAMIPNIHDHFLLAFLTRVGTTTIGLTVSTLVNIFLFPPKYISTIADQIKEHQFHISKVLKKSMEIIISTKKENNSKLPLESYQILRSNIDKTEELVKYQKAEWRYHRMKYYDYRHFFKLKKKLMIIQKILLHLGNLQYIKSWIDFTEFERELLVDTTASIVAIIENIHAPMSDDHFYNIYELDQYLKYEYSSGHRRDPAYFHHFHEKTIVFYELLSIHDSLEELRQLVGK; encoded by the coding sequence ATGGAATCTAATCATTTATTAAACTTTTTTACGAAGAAAAAATGGATTGGTCAAAGAATTATAAAGACTGGCGTTGCTGTATTTTTTACTGCACTCATTTGTATTACCTTTCAAGTTTCAGCTGTGTTTGCGGTCATTACGGCCATTGTTACTTTAGAACCAACTGCTTCAGAATCTATTAAAAAGGGCGTTATAAGGTTACCTGCTTCTGCAATTGGTGCAGCCTTATCCGTTTTTTTTGTTTCTGTTTTCGGCTATTCAGCCATTACGTTTGCACTTGCTGCTACATTAACTATTTTCTTATGTCAAAAATTAAAGTTAGAGCAAGGTACGCTTGTTGCTACTTTAACAGCAGTTGCTATGATCCCAAATATACACGATCACTTTTTGTTAGCTTTTTTAACTAGAGTCGGAACAACAACCATTGGATTAACAGTATCAACTCTCGTAAATATATTTCTATTTCCACCAAAGTATATTTCTACTATTGCAGATCAAATAAAGGAGCATCAATTTCATATATCGAAAGTTCTAAAGAAATCTATGGAAATAATCATCAGTACAAAAAAGGAAAATAATAGTAAACTCCCACTTGAATCATACCAAATTCTTAGGTCTAATATTGATAAAACTGAAGAACTCGTCAAGTACCAAAAAGCAGAGTGGAGATATCACCGGATGAAATACTACGACTATCGTCACTTTTTTAAACTAAAAAAGAAGTTAATGATCATACAGAAAATACTTTTACATTTGGGGAACCTACAATATATTAAATCATGGATCGACTTTACGGAGTTTGAACGAGAATTATTAGTAGATACGACTGCATCAATAGTTGCAATCATCGAAAATATACACGCTCCTATGTCTGATGACCACTTTTACAATATATACGAATTAGATCAATATTTAAAATATGAATATAGCTCTGGTCACCGAAGGGATCCTGCTTATTTTCACCACTTTCATGAAAAAACGATTGTATTTTACGAACTATTATCGATACACGATAGTCTCGAAGAACTTCGACAATTAGTAGGTAAGTAG